From a region of the Corallococcus coralloides DSM 2259 genome:
- a CDS encoding DUF1175 family protein codes for MRVLMLTVLLNAAPLPSGTAPVREGAVIAAEPVAAETRARLLRREVAQVALAQVKAPDAAWQPAQRDCAGLIRYAYRTAYRRVASERLASPLWKDARGGPSDFADAETLISRSFVPLGRGVDAREQLRTGDVVAFRQEHDAGPVFHLMLVVRPEDRAHAPARVVYHPGEAGARVRTGVLDSLATEAPLEWRPVPANASFLGFFRFKEWMS; via the coding sequence ATGCGCGTCCTGATGCTCACGGTGTTGTTGAACGCTGCCCCGCTTCCGTCCGGGACGGCCCCTGTGCGTGAGGGCGCGGTCATCGCGGCGGAGCCCGTGGCCGCGGAGACGCGCGCGCGGCTGCTTCGCCGGGAGGTCGCGCAGGTGGCGCTCGCGCAGGTGAAGGCTCCGGACGCCGCGTGGCAGCCGGCGCAGCGCGACTGCGCGGGCCTCATCCGCTACGCGTACCGCACGGCGTACCGGCGCGTGGCTTCCGAGCGCCTCGCCTCTCCGCTGTGGAAGGACGCGCGCGGCGGACCTTCCGACTTCGCGGACGCGGAGACGCTGATCAGCCGCAGCTTCGTTCCGCTGGGCCGGGGCGTGGATGCGCGCGAGCAGCTCCGCACCGGGGACGTGGTGGCCTTCCGCCAGGAGCACGACGCGGGCCCCGTCTTCCACCTGATGCTCGTGGTGCGCCCGGAGGATAGGGCCCACGCTCCCGCGCGCGTCGTCTACCACCCCGGTGAGGCTGGAGCGCGCGTGCGCACCGGCGTCCTGGACTCTCTTGCCACCGAGGCGCCGCTGGAGTGGCGCCCCGTGCCGGCCAACGCTTCCTTCCTCGGCTTCTTCCGCTTCAAGGAGTGGATGTCATGA
- a CDS encoding DUF2135 domain-containing protein yields the protein MLSVLLAGLLTQTAPSVSARQQGVPIGRGDTVPKVVLSAPSGGWTVDRMLRIEGTVSDASVDPVVVSINGDRYLMRTQGGRFSRKFPAASGKNVVTVMATNKGGTARAQATSYAQVPPVPLKAILTSDTDGVYTDLHIYEPTDASSAGDTLEVSSMAHVYWANTESPSGGTFFLNEQGGDFDQPAYGPYLYIHRAPPKGVYLVATNYWPSGDKAHTVATLNLALFEGTPGEVRRRVRIPLATPGTTRVLAWVNILGDGQAEVYVPSADPKPKGSGWPTNLEEAVKELQKSGDGGGEGDEGY from the coding sequence ATGCTCTCCGTCCTTCTCGCCGGGCTGCTCACGCAGACGGCGCCGTCGGTCTCCGCCCGCCAGCAGGGCGTGCCCATTGGCCGGGGCGACACGGTTCCCAAGGTGGTGTTGAGCGCGCCGTCCGGCGGGTGGACGGTGGACCGGATGCTGCGAATCGAGGGCACGGTGAGCGATGCCTCGGTGGATCCGGTGGTCGTGTCCATCAACGGCGACCGCTACCTGATGCGCACGCAAGGGGGACGCTTCAGCCGCAAGTTCCCCGCGGCCAGCGGGAAGAACGTCGTGACGGTGATGGCCACCAACAAGGGTGGCACGGCGCGCGCGCAGGCGACGAGCTACGCGCAGGTGCCCCCGGTGCCGCTCAAGGCCATCCTCACGAGCGACACGGACGGCGTCTACACGGACCTGCACATCTACGAGCCCACGGATGCGAGCAGCGCGGGCGACACGCTGGAGGTGTCGTCCATGGCGCACGTGTACTGGGCGAACACGGAGAGCCCGTCCGGCGGCACGTTCTTCCTCAACGAGCAGGGCGGCGACTTCGACCAGCCGGCGTACGGCCCGTACCTCTACATCCACCGCGCGCCGCCGAAGGGCGTGTACCTGGTGGCGACGAACTACTGGCCCAGCGGTGACAAGGCGCACACGGTGGCCACGCTCAACCTGGCGCTCTTCGAGGGCACGCCGGGCGAGGTCCGCCGCCGCGTGCGCATCCCGCTGGCGACGCCGGGCACGACGCGCGTGCTCGCGTGGGTGAACATCCTGGGAGACGGGCAGGCGGAGGTGTACGTGCCGTCCGCGGATCCGAAGCCCAAGGGGAGCGGCTGGCCCACGAACCTGGAGGAGGCGGTCAAGGAGCTCCAGAAGAGTGGTGACGGTGGCGGTGAGGGAGACGAGGGCTACTGA
- a CDS encoding low molecular weight phosphatase family protein yields MNTVIFACTHNAGRSQIAATFFNLLADPAKARAISAGTQPAERLHPEVLATMKEMGVDLGDAKPQRLTPELARSAQILVTLGGLPDVPVVADQKREDWPMEDTVGKSAADVEKIRDATAAMVSDFVTRHGWERPQ; encoded by the coding sequence ATGAACACGGTCATCTTCGCTTGTACGCACAACGCGGGTCGCTCGCAGATCGCGGCGACCTTCTTCAACCTGCTGGCGGACCCGGCGAAGGCGCGCGCGATTTCAGCGGGAACGCAGCCGGCCGAGCGTCTGCATCCCGAGGTGCTCGCCACCATGAAGGAGATGGGCGTGGATCTGGGCGATGCGAAGCCGCAGCGCCTGACGCCGGAACTGGCCAGGAGCGCGCAGATCCTGGTGACGCTGGGCGGGCTGCCGGACGTGCCGGTGGTGGCGGACCAGAAGCGCGAGGACTGGCCCATGGAGGACACGGTGGGCAAGTCCGCGGCGGACGTAGAGAAGATCCGCGACGCGACGGCCGCCATGGTGTCGGACTTCGTGACCCGCCACGGCTGGGAGCGCCCGCAGTAG